The following coding sequences lie in one Apium graveolens cultivar Ventura chromosome 3, ASM990537v1, whole genome shotgun sequence genomic window:
- the LOC141711696 gene encoding putative F-box protein At1g33530 isoform X6, which translates to MAILNDLTDPLVSKILSTLPVKSLMQCICVCKSWYNIVSDPYFIRLHLSLKSADEKEYLVIRFLRVFFMTDHFSFRCNETLVEKSKVKCPIPEFRRGCRIAGCCNGLLLIVNLDHSDMHLWNPSLGKIKPLPGVHAEIYSLRTDCWRRIETPVERLIPRSDCPLSAAFVYPFFYWVGAENHNNIVSFNLECETFKATSFPDAFLYYGKLVGHLVLFQESLYLFTFCSSDGNSLQMLKENDGSGVSFLKICSFPDGFPIGFMKNGDVIVLDMENKVSLLDPRNVSSPRSTEYELCWERIYNYSPSLALLDKELEGISQTIL; encoded by the exons ATGGCGATTCTAAATGACCTGACAGACCCTTTAGTGAGTAAAATCCTCTCAACGCTCCCAGTCAAATCTCTGATGCAGTGCATATGTGTTTGCAAATCTTGGTACAATATAGTCAGCGATCCGTACTTCATCCGTTTACATCTGAGTCTAAAATCGGCTGACGAGAAAGAGTATCTTGTCATTAGATTCCTTAGGGTTTTTTTTATGACAGATCATTTCTCATTTCGTTGCAATGAAACGTTAGTTGAAAAGTCGAAAGTAAAATGTCCAATTCCGGAATTTCGAAGGGGTTGTCGTATAGCAGGTTGTTGTAATGGTCTTCTTCTGATAGTAAACCTCGACCACTCTGATATGCACTTGTGGAATCCTAGCCTTGGAAAAATTAAGCCTCTCCCGGGTGTTCATG CTGAGATCTACTCACTGAGAACAGATTGTTGGAGAAGAATTGAAACTCCTGTTGAGAGGCTTATTCCCCGTTCTGATTGTCCATTATCAGCTGCTTTTGTGTATCCTTTTTTCTACTGGGTTGGGGCAGAGAATCATAACAATATAGTTTCATTCAATCTGGAGTGCGAGACATTCAAAGCTACGAGTTTTCCTGATGCTTTTCTTTATTATGGAAAACTGGTTGGGCATCTTGTACTGTTTCAAGAATCCCTGTATCTGTTTACCTTTTGTTCCAGTGATGGTAATAGCCTACAGATGTTGAAAGAAAATGATGGTTCTGGAGTGTCTTTCTTGAAAATTTGTTCATTTCCCGACGGATTTCCCATAGGATTTATGAAGAATGGGGATGTTATAGTGCTAGATATGGAAAATAAGGTTTCTCTACTTGACCCCAGGAACGTGAGCAGTCCAAGGAGCACTGAATACGAGCTCTGTTGGGAACGGATATATAATTACTCCCCAAGTCTTGCATTACTTGACAAAGAACTGGAGGGGATTAGTCAAACTATTTTgtag
- the LOC141711696 gene encoding putative F-box/LRR-repeat/kelch-repeat protein At1g11620 isoform X3, translated as MAILNDLTDPLVSKILSTLPVKSLMQCICVCKSWYNIVSDPYFIRLHLSLKSADEKEYLVIRFLRVFFMTDHFSFRCNETLVEKSKVKCPIPEFRRGCRIAGCCNGLLLIVNLDHSDMHLWNPSLGKIKPLPGVHGTYNKFNYRLEALGLAFLPDVCDYIVIRILNYLSVDFSVAEIYSLRTDCWRRIETPVERLIPRSDCPLSAAFVYPFFYWVGAENHNNIVSFNLECETFKATSFPDAFLYYGKLVGHLVLFQESLYLFTFCSSDGNSLQMLKENDGSGVSFLKICSFPDGFPIGFMKNGDVIVLDMENKVSLLDPRNVSSPRSTEYELCWERIYNYSPSLALLDKELEGISQTIL; from the coding sequence ATGGCGATTCTAAATGACCTGACAGACCCTTTAGTGAGTAAAATCCTCTCAACGCTCCCAGTCAAATCTCTGATGCAGTGCATATGTGTTTGCAAATCTTGGTACAATATAGTCAGCGATCCGTACTTCATCCGTTTACATCTGAGTCTAAAATCGGCTGACGAGAAAGAGTATCTTGTCATTAGATTCCTTAGGGTTTTTTTTATGACAGATCATTTCTCATTTCGTTGCAATGAAACGTTAGTTGAAAAGTCGAAAGTAAAATGTCCAATTCCGGAATTTCGAAGGGGTTGTCGTATAGCAGGTTGTTGTAATGGTCTTCTTCTGATAGTAAACCTCGACCACTCTGATATGCACTTGTGGAATCCTAGCCTTGGAAAAATTAAGCCTCTCCCGGGTGTTCATGGTACgtataataaatttaattatcgTCTTGAAGCTCTTGGGTTAGCCTTCCTTCCAGATGTCTGTGACTACATAGTTATCAGAATCTTGAACTATTTATCTGTTGATTTTTCCGTAGCTGAGATCTACTCACTGAGAACAGATTGTTGGAGAAGAATTGAAACTCCTGTTGAGAGGCTTATTCCCCGTTCTGATTGTCCATTATCAGCTGCTTTTGTGTATCCTTTTTTCTACTGGGTTGGGGCAGAGAATCATAACAATATAGTTTCATTCAATCTGGAGTGCGAGACATTCAAAGCTACGAGTTTTCCTGATGCTTTTCTTTATTATGGAAAACTGGTTGGGCATCTTGTACTGTTTCAAGAATCCCTGTATCTGTTTACCTTTTGTTCCAGTGATGGTAATAGCCTACAGATGTTGAAAGAAAATGATGGTTCTGGAGTGTCTTTCTTGAAAATTTGTTCATTTCCCGACGGATTTCCCATAGGATTTATGAAGAATGGGGATGTTATAGTGCTAGATATGGAAAATAAGGTTTCTCTACTTGACCCCAGGAACGTGAGCAGTCCAAGGAGCACTGAATACGAGCTCTGTTGGGAACGGATATATAATTACTCCCCAAGTCTTGCATTACTTGACAAAGAACTGGAGGGGATTAGTCAAACTATTTTgtag